One genomic region from Phragmites australis chromosome 1, lpPhrAust1.1, whole genome shotgun sequence encodes:
- the LOC133896569 gene encoding putative glutamine amidotransferase GAT1_2.1 gives MSPSPDLSRVLPRVLIVSRRTVRKNKFVDFVGEYHLDLIVGNGAVPVIVPRVSGVHTLLESFEPIHGVLLCEGEDINPSLYDVDAGALSSEQLEAVRRLHPSDAAIDHEKDSIEIRLARRCLERNIPFLGICRGSQVLNVACGGSLYQDVEHELGPECATVRHINYDDYDGHRHPVHVLPGTPLHEWFADSLDVRGKDEGAQLMVNSYHHQGVRRLAQRFVPMAFAPDGLVEGFYDPDAYNPGEGKFIMGLQFHPERMRKAGSEEFDYPGCGKAYKEFVRAVVAYQEKVAAAAAHVPRSAFLASKLNKEMEKRRKVIFRSFSLAKDMYVSGGRTRPAGHRDLEAGAEFLQSNTALSVQQEKRLKQMGATVRNASGYLNSLEPNDGREAAARALMAEMTVDQLSDLASFYHTMGKICSEVLDRKLQSLHASA, from the exons ATGTCTCCCTCTCCTGATCTCTCCCGCGTCCTCCCCCGCGTGCTCATCGTCTCCCGCCGCACCGTCCGCAAGAACAAGTTCGTCGACTTCGTCG GTGAGTACCACCTCGACCTCATCGTGGGCAACGGCGCGGTGCCGGTGATCGTACCGCGCGTGTCCGGCGTGCACACGCTGCTGGAATCGTTCGAGCCCATCCACGGCGTGCTCCTCTGCGAGGGCGAGGACATCAACCCCTCCCTCTACGACGTCGACGCCGGCGCGCTCTCCTCGGAGCAGCTCGAGGCCGTGCGGCGTCTGCACCCGAGCGACGCCGCCATCGACCACGAGAAGGACTCCATCGAGATCCGCCTCGCCCGCCGCTGCCTCGAGCGCAACATCCCGTTCCTCGGCATCTGCCGCGGCTCGCAAGTGCTCAACGTCGCCTGCGGCGGCTCGCTCTACCAGGACGTCGAGCACGAGCTGGGCCCCGAGTGCGCCACCGTCCGCCACATCAACTACGATGACTACGATGGGCACCGCCACCCGGTGCACGTCCTGCCGGGCACGCCCCTGCACGAGTGGTTCGCCGACTCGCTCGACGTCCGCGGCAAGGACGAGGGCGCGCAGCTGATGGTGAACAGCTACCACCACCAGGGCGTGCGGCGGCTGGCGCAGCGGTTCGTGCCGATGGCGTTCGCGCCGGACGGGCTCGTCGAGGGGTTCTACGACCCCGACGCGTACAACCCCGGCGAGGGCAAGTTCATCATGGGCCTCCAGTTCCACCCGGAGCGCATGCGCAAGGCCGGCTCCGAAGAGTTCGACTACCCTGGCTGCGGCAAGGCCTACAAGGAGTTCGTCCGCGCCGTGGTCGCGTACCAGGAGAaggtggccgccgcggccgcgcacGTGCCCCGGAGCGCGTTCCTCGCGTCGAAGCTGAACAAAGAGATGGAGAAGCGGCGCAAGGTCATCTTCCGGAGCTTCTCGCTCGCCAAGGACATGTACGTCTCCGGCGGACGCACGCGGCCGGCCGGGCATCGCGATCTCGAAGCCGGCGCCGAGTTCCTCCAG TCGAACACGGCGCTGAGCGTGCAGCAGGAGAAGCGGCTGAAGCAGATGGGCGCGACGGTGCGGAACGCGTCGGGGTACCTCAACAGTTTGGAGCCGAACGACGGGCGCGAGGCAGCGGCGAGGGCGCTCATGGCGGAGATGACCGTCGACCAGCTCTCCGACCTCGCATCCTTCTACCACACCATGGGCAAGATCTGCTCCGAGGTCCTCGACAGGAAGCTGCAGTCGTTGCATGCATCTGCGTGA
- the LOC133887332 gene encoding uncharacterized protein LOC133887332 has protein sequence MAGCGRRFAAGDAPARRCNLERFLEATTPVVASSSSSKESMNGWRQSDADAPLPFFTLGELWDAFRECSAYGTAVPIVLNGCADGVVQYYVPYLSAIQLYGGFRRHIGPSRTNAEESDSDCCQDTVSEETSDFEHETSSNTNAFSAQETSECSSSEVSSDDGESHEQLLFEFVESEPPYQREPLADKISSLAKRFPELMTLRSCDLSPASWFSVAWYPIYRIPTGPTLRDLDACFLTYHSLSTQFAGVGHNPKPEATTNPVTAMWLPTFGMASYKLKGAAWAPAGRDRQLAASLAQAADAWLRLLRADHPDHRFFAARRVPRR, from the exons ATGGCAGGTTGCGGCCGAAggttcgccgccggcgatgcTCCGGCGAGACGGTGCAACCTGGAGCGGTTCCTCGAGGCCACCACGCCTGTGGTTGCATCGAGCTCCTCCTCCAAG GAGAGCATGAACGGTTGGAGGCAATCTGATGCAGATGCGCCATTACCATTTTTCACTCTGGGTGAACTCTGGGATGCATTCAGGGAGTGCAGCGCATACGGCACCGCGGTGCCAATTGTTCTGAATGGTTGTGCCGATGGCGTTGTTCAGTACTACGTCCCTTACTTATCTGCAATACAGCTTTACGGCGGATTCAGGAGACATATCGGCCCTTCGAG GACAAACGCAGAGGAGAGCGACAGCGACTGCTGCCAAGATACAGTTAGCGAAGAAACCAGCGACTTTGAGCATGAGACGAGCTCCAACACAAATGCGTTCTCAGCTCAAGAAACCAGTGAATGTTCTAGCAGCGAAGTTTCAAGCGACGACGGCGAATCACACGAACAGCTTCTGTTCGAGTTTGTTGAATCCGAGCCTCCCTACCAACGCGAACCGTTGGCTGATAAG ATTTCTAGCCTCGCCAAGCGGTTTCCGGAGCTGATGACTCTGAGGAGCTGCGATCTGTCACCTGCCAGTTGGTTCTCCGTTGCATG GTACCCCATATACCGGATCCCAACGGGACCAACGCTGCGCGACCTGGACGCCTGCTTCCTCACGTACCACTCCCTTTCCACACAGTTCGCAG GTGTCGGCCACAACCCAAAACCGGAGGCGACCACCAACCCTGTGACAGCTATGTGGCTTCCGACGTTTGGGATGGCGTCGTACAAGCTGAAGGGCGCGGCGTGGGCTCCGGCGGGGCGTGACCGGCAGCTGGCCGCGTCCCTCGCGCAGGCCGCCGACGCCTGGCTCAGGCTCCTGCGCGCTGACCACCCGGATCACCGGTTTTTCGCCGCTCGGCGCGTGCCCAGGAGGTGA